A single Pieris rapae chromosome 2, ilPieRapa1.1, whole genome shotgun sequence DNA region contains:
- the LOC110995170 gene encoding cytosolic carboxypeptidase-like protein 5 isoform X4, whose translation MDRNKIIESGGFYFIHNFDSGNLGHVERVPTELISPTINLKTNTSETPDYEFNIWTRPDCAGTEFENGNRTWFYFGIQAAEPNVQVRLNIINLNKQGKMYNQGMAPVTRTLPGKPQWERIRDRPVHSTDDNTFTLSFKYRTSENPKATTFFAFTYPFSFAELQIALNSIDLKMLPLPLAQSPDEIYYYRECLIYSLEGRRVDLLTISSHHGITTEKEHRLKNLFPDNQERPYKFQNKKVIFMSARVHPGETPSSFVFNGFLNLLLTRNDPIAIQLRKLYVFKMIPFLNPDGVARGHYRTDTRGVNLNRVYLNPSLVHHPTVYASRSLIRYYHYGYEKDEDVLDDLKSIASRSIGNISESAEFIDTKKKKNALKGSDYKREKSSSAKSLSRNKSSMTIKRASNEDSKDSQSLTGEASHLADQVHDMKLQEMPSQTNDESAVESVNLEETSSLLNDNVLRSCLGSTVHLSTSEELKINGGNLLRPLRETLKNSISLLMESSTSVTGDSAEAKEARLANVKMGWCEECQRAVSRLEDTMPGIANMVPGYSAMLQDTENPGDGATVYFCTNCFKRYVMSECNEEIKLSEPLSCTSLGVSVCVGDSGDVCAALKPLPNTDEVIISEPPKEKPKSPLKSIKKKTQPVPPIAAPKPTYKEPDSGLFLYIDLHGHASKKGIFMYGNHFEDVESSVECMLLPRIMSLNNLHFHFSSCNFTERNMYLKDRRDGMSREGSGRVAVLKATGLVRSYTLECNYNTGRLVNVLPPAVRDTPLPTAPHAGMPPKYTPHIFEEVNPFQVGRSLGASILDLTGQHPNSRIPCSEHRTLTSLRDWLRSHTRTMRPQLTMSRLRPKTASPTRMPLYARSKGKVTEERKENAYVGAKTDSERRRSPSVLAQRSGHEIVVNMNMKYGKKNEPVKTPSRTRYLTENEPKSKALSTKRRNVLAIRKPSASKTQVGGVVKAKMNRRSADDAESNRASIVSSKLSKRNYARSLRGAVTRSANHCRAMASSSSEDMISGTWEDVAGGTVLGSPSGMSHPDTMSMGSKRRSFPTPSPSRLKKIRLKTAL comes from the exons atggatCGCAATAAGATAATAGAAAGCGgtggattttattttatccacAATTTTGATTCTGGAAATCTCGGGCATGTTGAACGGGTTCCGACTGAACTTATTT CTCCAACAATAAATCTCAAAACAAACACATCTGAAACTCCAGATTATGAGTTCAACATCTGGACAAGACCTGATTGTGCTGGAACAGAGTTTGAGAATGGAAACCGAACCTGGTTTTATTTTGGCATTCAGGCAGCAGAACCAAATGTTCAG GTGcgtttaaacattataaatttaaacaagcaAGGAAAGATGTACAATCAAGGAATGGCACCTGTGACTAGAACACTACCTGGAAAGCCACAGTGGGAAAGGATAAGAGATCGTCCAGTTCATTCT ACGGATGATAATACATTCACACTAAGCTTTAAGTACAGGACCAGTGAGAATCCAAAAGCTACAACATTCTTTGCTTTTACGTATCCATTCTCTTTTGCGGAATTACAGATAGCATTAAATTCAATTGATCTTAAAATGTTGCCATTACCCCTTGCACAGTCACCAGATGAAATATACTACTATCGAGAATGTCTTATTTATTCTCTTGAAG gtaGACGTGTTGATTTGTTAACTATATCATCACATCATGGTATCACAACAGAAAAAGAACATAGACTCAAAAATCTATTTCCCGATAATCAAGAGAGACCATACAAATTTCAGAATAAAAag GTAATATTCATGTCCGCCCGTGTGCATCCCGGTGAGACGCCTTCTAGTTTCGTTTTCAATGGATTTTTGAACCTTTTACTAACCCGAAATGATCCCATAGCCATACAATTACGAAAgctgtatgtttttaaaatgattccATTTTTGAATCCCGACGGTGTTGCCAGAGGTCATTATAGAACTGACACAAGGGGAGTCAATTTAAATAGGGTGTATTTGAATCCGTCATTGGTGCATCATCCCACTGTGTATGCGTCGCGTTCGTTAATAAG ATATTATCATTACGGTTATGAAAAGGATGAAGATGTTTTGGATGACCTCAAAAGTATCGCCTCACGCAGTATTGGGAATATTAGTGAAAGCGCGGAG TTCATAGACacaaaaaagaagaaaaacgcACTAAAGGGCAGCGATTACAAACGAGAAAAGTCATCGTCAGCGAAATCTCTTTCGCGAAATAAATCGTCTATGACCATAAAACGAGCCTCCAATGAAGACTCAAAGGATTCCCAATCTCTTACGGGAGAAGCATCTCATTTAGCCGATCAG GTACACGATATGAAACTCCAAGAAATGCCGTCTCAAACGAATGACGAATCCGCTGTGGAATCTGTCAACTTAGAGGAGACGTCATCGCTCCTCAATGACAACGTATTGAGATCGTGCTTGGGATCAACCGTTCACTTGAGTACGAGTGAGGAACTCAAAATAAATGGAGGGAATCTTTTGAGACCACTTCGCGAAACCTTGAAGAACAGCATAAGCCTTCTAATGGAGTCTAGTACATCTGTAACTGG GGACAGCGCAGAGGCCAAAGAGGCCCGACTTGCGAATGTCAAAATGGGTTGGTGCGAAGAATGCCAACGCGCTGTGAGTCGTTTGGAAGATACAATGCCGGGTATCGCTAATATGGTTCCGGGGTATAGCGCTATG TTGCAGGATACAGAGAATCCAGGTGACGGCGCTACGGTGTACTTCTGTACCAATTGTTTCAAGAGATATGTCATGTCGGAATGTAATGAGGAGATT AAACTCTCAGAGCCCTTATCGTGCACTAGTTTAGGTGTGAGTGTGTGCGTGGGCGACAGTGGCGATGTGTGCGCGGCACTAAAGCCTTTGCCTAACACCGATGAAGTTATTATTTCG GAGCCACCGAAGGAGAAGCCCAAATCTCCGTTGAAATCGATTAAGAAGAAAACTCAACCAGTGCCTCCCATAGCAGCACCCAAGCCAACTTATAAGGAACCTGATAGTGGACTTTTCCTATACATCGACTTACATGGGCATGCGTCTAAAAAAG GTATCTTCATGTATGGGAACCACTTTGAGGACGTGGAGAGTTCCGTGGAGTGTATGCTGCTGCCTCGCATCATGTCCCTCAATAACCTACATTTCCACTTCTCTTCATGCAACTTCACAGAACGAAACATGTATCTCAA GGATCGGCGCGACGGTATGTCTCGCGAAGGTTCTGGTCGAGTTGCCGTCTTGAAAGCGACCGGCCTCGTCCGGTCCTACACCCTAGAGTGCAACTACAACACTGGCCGCCTAGTCAACGTGTTGCCCCCCGCCGTCAGAGACACCCCTCTCCCCACCGCCCCTCATGCCGGAATGCCCCCGAAGTACACGCCGCACATATTCGAAGAGGTAAACCCCTTCCAG GTTGGTCGATCGTTGGGAGCATCGATACTAGATCTGACAGGACAACATCCGAATTCGCGTATACCTTGCTCCGAACATCGCACGTTGACCTCACTTCGGGACTGGCTCCGATCGCACACCCGCACTATGCGACCGCAG CTAACAATGTCGCGGCTTCGACCGAAGACGGCGTCACCCACGCGGATGCCACTTTACGCCCGGTCTAAAGGCAAAGTTACCGAGGAACGAAAAGAAAACGCTTACGTGGGAGCCAAGACCGATTCGGAGAGGCGACGCAGCCCTTCGGTCCTGGCCCAACGCTCCGGCCACGAAATCGTGGTCAACATGAACATGAAGTACGGCAAAAAGAACGAACCGGTGAAGACCCCGTCGCGTACTCGTTACTTGACGGAGAACGAGCCGAAATCCAAAGCGTTGTCCACTAAACGacgcaacgtactcgcgatcAGAAAGCCCAGTGCCAGCAAGACCCAAGTGGGCGGAGTGGTCAAAGCCAAGATGAACAGAAGGTCTGCGGACGACGCCGAGAGCAATCGCGCCTCCATTGTATCTTCGAAGCTCAGCAAACGGAACTACGCCAGGTCCCTCCGCGGGGCCGTCACCAGATCCGCGAACCACTGTCGGGCGATGGCCTCCTCGTCTTCGGAGGATATGATAAGTGGGACCTGGGAGGACGTAGCGGGCGGGACGGTCTTGGGGTCCCCGAGTGGGATGTCCCACCCGGATACCATGTCCATGGGGTCCAAGCGTAGGTCCTTTCCTACCCCTTCCCCTTCCCGCCTGAAGAAAATCCGCTTAAAGACCGCTTTGTAG